ATGCGTGCCTTGGATGTCATATGCCTAGTGTTGCAAAAAGTATGGGGGCAACGCCAATACCACCTACACACTTTAAAGACTTTTTCTTTGCAACGAAGAAAAAGCTTATCAAACAAAAACTTTATGAAGATAAGCAAGCGTATGAGAAGAGACTTGCCCTTATGGCAAAAAAAGAGGATATAGCACCACAACGATATAATTGTAGTCAGTGCCATGCACCACAGGCAAATGCGAAACCGCTTGTTGCAAATACATTCAAGCCAGATTTTCGCGATCCTAATGCGAAGCACAGCTCGAAGCTTTACAAAAACTTGATGGAGGGTGTGAAATAGTGAAAAGACGTGAGTTTTTCACTTCACTTCTCAAACCTGTAAAACAAAGAAAAGAGGAACAACCTCCTCTTTTCCCTCCCTATTTTAATGATATTAAAGATTTTGAAAAATGTAGAGAGTGTGAAAGTAAAGCATGCGTAGCAGCGTGTGAAGAGCAGATCATTGTTATTGTTGATGCAAAACCCTCTTTAGATTTTTCAAAATCTGGCTGCACCTTTTGTGATGCATGTGCAATTGCTTGTGAAGATGGTGTTCTTACTGTAGAGAATAAGCAGACTTTGCCAAAATTAATGATTGATATGTTAGGATGTCTTGCATGGCAAAAGACAATATGCAATATGTGCAAGGATGTCTGTTTAGAAAATGCGATAGAATTTAGTGGGCTTTTTAATCCACAAATAAATGATAGATGTACTGGATGTGGGTTTTGCGTGGGAGTTTGCCCTACGCAAGCAATAAAGGGGGGAGAAGGGTGAAAAAAATAGCATTGTTTATCTATTTAATATCCTATGTTTTTGCAGCTACTGCTATAGAGCCTGTAAAAAGAGCAAAAGTTGATGCTGCAATTCTTGATATGGCTATTGCCAATGGTAAAATATATTTAGCTACAGATGCAAGTGAAGTTGTTATTGCAGATACAAATCTCACTATTTTAGATCGCATTAAAGTGCGTAAAATCAAGGATTTTATGGGCACGCTTAACAATGCAGATATCTATAGTGTTGATGTATTAGACGAAAAGGTGCTCTATTTAGCGCAAGCAGAGGGTGGATATGCAGAGCTTTTTGTTTATGAAAACGGAAAGAGTGTAAAAGTACTTGATAAATCTTTGATGCTCTATGCAAAGGCAGCAAAGTTTGTAGATAGCAAAAGAGCAATTATTGCCCTCATGAGTGATGAGGTTCTTCTTTATGATATAGCGAGCAGAAAGATTCTCAAACGTGTAAAGGCAGGGGAGTATTTTTACTCTTGTATGGCTATAGAGAAGGGAAGAAAATATGTAGCCATAGGAGATGAGGGTGGAGAGGTAATCGTTGTTGACACACAGACACTGCAGCGAGTAAAACTTTTTAAAGATGTGAATAAAGATAAGATTCTCTCTATTTATATAAATGGGAATCTCATTGCTGCCGGAAGTAGAGCCGATAAGACACTAGCACTCTACTCATTAGATGGAAGTAGACCAAAAGTCTATAAAAATCCGGATTTTTTTATCTATGTAGTAGGACTAAGTCCAAATAATCATTATGTTGTCTTTGGTGATAATGAGAAGTATATTCTTAAAGTTGCTGATACAAATAGTTTAGATATTCGCTATAAACTTATAGGACATAAGAACCTTGTTAATGTTGTAAGGTTTTTAGATGCAAATAGTTTGCTTACAGGAAGTGAAACCGGAGAACTTATTAAATGGAGGTTAAAATGACACTCAGTAGTTGTGTGATACGTTGCAATCCGCGTGATTTAGAAGATGTAAAAAAAAGAGTTGAAGAGGCAAATGTATGTGATATCCATATTGTAGATGAGAGTGGATATATTGTTGTTACAATTGAGGGTGAAAATACTGCCCAAGAGATTGATAAACTCAAAACATTGCAGTTTTTAGATGGTGTGCTCTCAGCTGATCTTATTTATTCATATAGTGAAGAAGAGTTGGAGGCTTTGCGTGAAGATCTTGAGGTGCAAGAGCCAGTCCCTGAAATTTTAGAAAAAGATGTACCTGCAGAGCAGATTGTGTATCACGGTGATTTGAAAAAGAAATATATTTAGGAAAAAAGATGGATACTCGTTGGGATATGTTTATAGAAACAGAAGTACCACAAGATGAGCTTATCATCTCGCGCACCGATCTCAAAGGTATTATTACGTACGCCAATGAGACTTTTGCGCGCATTAGCGGATATAGACCAGAGGAGTTAATTGGAAAACCTCATAATATTTTAAGACACCCCGATATGCCAAAATCTGTCTTTAAAGATCTATGGGAGACAATCAAAGCAGAGAAAATTTGGAAAGGCTATGTGAAGAATCTTCGCAAAGACAGGGGCTATTATTGGGTATATGCCGAAATTAGCGGAGTTTATAAAGATGGAAAGCTTGTCGAGTATAAATCGATGCGCAGTTGGATACCTAAAGATAAAAGAATCGAAATGCAAAATCTCTATGACAAAATGCGTCTAGAAGAGGGGATTAATATTCGAGCAGTGAGCTATTTAGATGGTAAAACGTACCAAAATCTTCTTGATAAGAGTCAAAAGGCAGGAGTAACGCCAGAAAAACTTATCGCTAATTTAATCAATGAAGTAGAAAATTGATTTAAATCAAGGAAATAGAAATTAAGTTTTTTATATGATGTTAATAACATTTAGTTAACGAGATGTAATGGAACAATGTTAATTTAACCAATTCAAAGGAGTAAGAATGAGAAAAATTCATTTAAGTCTAGTATCAGCAGTGGTACTTGCTGGAGCAATTACAAGTGGAGCAAGTGCAGGAGTATTGGAAGATATTATTTCCAATCCGAAAGTAAGCCTGGAAATTCGTCCACGCTTTGAATATGTAGATCAAGATGGAGTTAGTGATGAAGCAAATGCGGTAACTGTACGAACGGCACTTGGACTTAATACTGCACTCTTTGGTGTAGAGGGACTTGGTGCACAATTGCAGGTTATGAATGTTACTGCATTAAATGATGATTATGCGCCTGAAAATGATTCAGGACATTATCCAGTAGTAGCAGATCCTGAGCAAACAAGAGTAACACAGGCGAATGTAAGCTATGCTGCAAATGGATTTGTAGGTATTGTTGGTAGAAAAATGGTCGTACTCGATAATGCTAGATTTATCGGTAATGTTGGTTGGAGACAGATGCCACAAACTTATGATTTGGCAGCTGTAATCTATAATGGAGTAGAAAATCTTAGCCTTTTAGGTGCTTATGTATGGAATGTAAATAGAATTTTTAATGCTGATGGAAATGGTCCAAAGAAAAAACACCTCTCAACTGGTTCAGTGTTGTTGCATGCAAGCTATAAAGTCTCACCAGCACTAAATATAACAGCTTATGATTATATGATAGAAAACCTTATGGATCACATTGGTCTAAGACTTACTGGAAAATTTGATCTCAATGATGTAAAACTTAGCTATGTAGCTGAATATGCATTGCAAGATGATCCAAGTTTGGATGACAGTGATGATCCTCTCTACTCTCCAAACAGAGAGCAAGACACTGAGTACTATAACCTTGCTTTGAATGCAAAATATAATGCTTTTGTAGCGGGAATAGGTTTTGAGCATTTAGGAGATAAAGGTTCAGGTGATATGGCGTTTACTACTCCTCTTGCAACACTCCATGCAATGAACGGTTGGGCTGATGTATTTCTCGGAACTCCTGCTGAAGGTCTTGAAGATTTGAGTGTGAAACTCGGTTACAATTTTGGAGAGTATGGAAATATTGTGGCTATTTATCATAGCTTCTCATCAGATACTAACAATGCAGCAGGAGATGATGATCTCGGAGATGAACTCGATATTGCATACAAATATAAAATCGATAAAAATCTTGGATTGTTACTCAAGTATGCAGATTACAATGCGGGTGATGCCTCTTTTGGTAAAAAAGATGTAACTAAATATTGGGTACAACTCGACTATAAATTTAGCGCAGAGCTTTAATATCTTCTCCCTTCGGGGAGAATAGAGAGCAGCACATTTTGCCAGTTTCATCCCCTCCCTTGTGCTGCTCTCTATTCAAAAAAAGAACGAAGTCCCTCTTTGTTTGCTACTATGTATTGATTCCTCTCTTTTTGTAAAATCTTTGCTTTTTTAAATTTTGAGATGATACGTGAAAGAGTTTCAGGCGTGATATTAAGTAGTGTTGCTATTTCATTTTTCTTTAAGTTCATGAACTCATATTCATGCTCATAGATAAATTTTGC
The Nitratiruptor tergarcus DSM 16512 genome window above contains:
- a CDS encoding nitrate reductase cytochrome c-type subunit, whose amino-acid sequence is MKLKKFLGVSAVLAMLFAAGCGAATAQKTKVVSEDQLSYQSKGTPPKVEYSNAAPGTAKKFARSYENAPPMIPHSVDGLLPITIKNNACLGCHMPSVAKSMGATPIPPTHFKDFFFATKKKLIKQKLYEDKQAYEKRLALMAKKEDIAPQRYNCSQCHAPQANAKPLVANTFKPDFRDPNAKHSSKLYKNLMEGVK
- a CDS encoding 4Fe-4S dicluster domain-containing protein; the encoded protein is MKRREFFTSLLKPVKQRKEEQPPLFPPYFNDIKDFEKCRECESKACVAACEEQIIVIVDAKPSLDFSKSGCTFCDACAIACEDGVLTVENKQTLPKLMIDMLGCLAWQKTICNMCKDVCLENAIEFSGLFNPQINDRCTGCGFCVGVCPTQAIKGGEG
- a CDS encoding WD40 repeat domain-containing protein, which gives rise to MKKIALFIYLISYVFAATAIEPVKRAKVDAAILDMAIANGKIYLATDASEVVIADTNLTILDRIKVRKIKDFMGTLNNADIYSVDVLDEKVLYLAQAEGGYAELFVYENGKSVKVLDKSLMLYAKAAKFVDSKRAIIALMSDEVLLYDIASRKILKRVKAGEYFYSCMAIEKGRKYVAIGDEGGEVIVVDTQTLQRVKLFKDVNKDKILSIYINGNLIAAGSRADKTLALYSLDGSRPKVYKNPDFFIYVVGLSPNNHYVVFGDNEKYILKVADTNSLDIRYKLIGHKNLVNVVRFLDANSLLTGSETGELIKWRLK
- a CDS encoding chaperone NapD — its product is MTLSSCVIRCNPRDLEDVKKRVEEANVCDIHIVDESGYIVVTIEGENTAQEIDKLKTLQFLDGVLSADLIYSYSEEELEALREDLEVQEPVPEILEKDVPAEQIVYHGDLKKKYI
- a CDS encoding PAS domain-containing protein gives rise to the protein MDTRWDMFIETEVPQDELIISRTDLKGIITYANETFARISGYRPEELIGKPHNILRHPDMPKSVFKDLWETIKAEKIWKGYVKNLRKDRGYYWVYAEISGVYKDGKLVEYKSMRSWIPKDKRIEMQNLYDKMRLEEGINIRAVSYLDGKTYQNLLDKSQKAGVTPEKLIANLINEVEN